A genomic window from Streptomyces sp. HUAS YS2 includes:
- a CDS encoding thioesterase II family protein, which produces MKLLCLPHAGGSAAVYARWTRLFGPGVRVVPVEYPGHGRRLREPLHISAATLVDRLVEELRPLLREGPFAVFGHSMGGLLAFRFTHELVRRGLPLPARLFLSAARPPGHPATAALHTLDDAGLVAALAELGGAPPEVLADPEFVRTLLPVVRADLLLAETWAFRPPAPLDVPVSVLSGLADPLAPPGVTAGWRPHFAGAFARRAYPGGHFFPFDAASGVPADLRQALGGAAQGTFSTGRTGA; this is translated from the coding sequence GTGAAACTCCTCTGCCTGCCCCACGCGGGCGGCTCGGCCGCCGTCTACGCACGCTGGACCCGCCTGTTCGGGCCGGGGGTCCGGGTCGTGCCGGTCGAGTACCCGGGCCATGGCCGGCGGCTGCGGGAGCCCCTGCACATCTCCGCCGCCACCCTGGTCGACCGGCTCGTCGAGGAACTCCGGCCGCTGCTGCGGGAGGGGCCGTTCGCGGTGTTCGGCCACAGCATGGGCGGTCTGCTCGCCTTCCGGTTCACGCACGAGCTGGTACGCCGCGGACTGCCGCTGCCCGCCCGGTTGTTCCTGTCCGCGGCGCGCCCGCCGGGTCACCCGGCCACGGCCGCGCTGCACACGCTCGACGACGCCGGACTGGTCGCCGCGCTCGCGGAGCTGGGCGGCGCGCCGCCCGAGGTGCTCGCCGATCCGGAGTTCGTTCGCACGCTGCTGCCGGTGGTCCGGGCGGACCTGCTGCTCGCCGAGACGTGGGCGTTCCGTCCGCCGGCTCCGCTCGACGTGCCCGTGTCGGTGCTGAGCGGGCTCGCGGACCCGCTGGCGCCGCCGGGGGTCACGGCGGGCTGGCGTCCCCACTTCGCCGGGGCGTTCGCGCGCCGGGCGTATCCGGGCGGTCACTTCTTCCCGTTCGACGCGGCGAGCGGAGTGCCGGCCGACCTCCGGCAGGCCCTCGGTGGGGCGGCTCAGGGGACGTTCAGCACAGGCCGAACGGGGGCTTGA
- a CDS encoding LmbU family transcriptional regulator has product MRLPQVLPFSRWEQAGRRLAGIADSTAWCLGDWLIYGQSMYADRYQRAVEAAGLDYQTLRNYAWVARRFDLDRRREELSFQHHAEVAALPPETQDRWLDHAQSRAWSRNQLRTAVRAERQAALGAGNDVAETVLLPRVSVEVSLVARWREAAEEAGCSLNDWIVGTLDRCAVQLLAERPDERQTVA; this is encoded by the coding sequence ATGCGCCTTCCGCAGGTCCTTCCTTTCAGCCGCTGGGAACAGGCCGGGCGCAGACTCGCCGGCATCGCCGATTCGACGGCCTGGTGCCTGGGCGACTGGCTGATCTACGGCCAGAGCATGTACGCGGACCGCTATCAGCGGGCGGTCGAGGCGGCCGGTCTCGACTACCAGACCCTGCGCAACTACGCGTGGGTGGCGCGGCGTTTCGACCTGGACCGGCGGCGCGAGGAGCTGAGCTTCCAGCACCACGCCGAGGTCGCCGCGCTGCCCCCCGAGACGCAGGACCGCTGGCTCGACCATGCGCAGAGCCGGGCGTGGTCCCGCAATCAGCTGCGGACCGCGGTACGGGCCGAGCGGCAGGCGGCACTGGGGGCGGGGAACGACGTCGCGGAGACGGTGCTGCTCCCCCGGGTGAGCGTCGAGGTGTCGCTGGTGGCCCGCTGGCGGGAGGCGGCGGAGGAGGCGGGGTGCAGCCTCAACGACTGGATCGTCGGCACCCTGGACCGCTGCGCGGTGCAACTCCTGGCGGAACGGCCGGACGAACGGCAGACTGTCGCCTAG
- a CDS encoding nucleoside-diphosphate kinase has translation MTEHETQTTFVMLKPDAVERGIEAEVLEMFARFGLRPEGRVERRLTVSDVAALDHEDGRHRNPVQFAVNCDYLTRSPVVGWRMTGPGALGVALTVKALVRQRYGDSDLANLMHAAEDAWEADSQIKMFAQGPAPVSAPYADTDPAVHRMAAEVLASPDVPPVAGGVTGDEGFGVILHDDGCQYLDDVIKGLQGGLPGLPFERAAAMAIAVKVRRDLEVFTGTAAEAATALLDLDGQGLPVLLREPRGGAAAAASQTARGTVP, from the coding sequence ATGACCGAGCACGAGACGCAGACGACGTTCGTCATGCTCAAGCCCGACGCCGTCGAGCGCGGCATCGAGGCCGAGGTCCTGGAGATGTTCGCCCGCTTCGGCCTCCGCCCGGAGGGCCGCGTGGAGCGTCGGCTCACGGTGTCCGACGTGGCGGCGCTCGACCACGAGGACGGACGCCACCGCAATCCGGTGCAGTTCGCGGTGAACTGCGACTACCTGACCCGCAGCCCGGTCGTCGGCTGGCGGATGACGGGTCCCGGCGCACTCGGTGTCGCGCTGACCGTCAAGGCCCTGGTCCGCCAGCGTTACGGCGACAGCGACCTGGCGAACCTCATGCACGCGGCCGAGGACGCCTGGGAGGCCGACTCCCAGATCAAGATGTTCGCGCAGGGTCCCGCCCCCGTCTCCGCCCCGTACGCGGACACCGACCCGGCCGTGCACCGGATGGCCGCCGAGGTCCTGGCGTCGCCCGACGTCCCGCCCGTGGCGGGCGGCGTCACCGGCGACGAGGGCTTCGGGGTGATTCTGCACGACGACGGCTGCCAGTACCTGGACGACGTCATCAAGGGCCTGCAGGGCGGGCTTCCGGGCCTCCCCTTCGAGCGCGCCGCCGCGATGGCGATCGCCGTCAAGGTCCGTCGCGACCTGGAGGTGTTCACCGGCACCGCCGCCGAGGCGGCCACGGCGCTGCTCGACCTGGACGGCCAGGGCCTGCCGGTGCTGCTGCGCGAACCACGCGGCGGCGCGGCCGCGGCGGCCTCTCAGACGGCGCGCGGCACCGTGCCGTAG
- a CDS encoding IclR family transcriptional regulator, producing the protein MTGVPSPMLGEYMQIMARAHLVIKALAASPEGLTPRQLGERVQLPPTTLHRLLGELQHQGFVTRQMGGARCYLGPAALDVGLGALRPAVLASTGAVRAVTELAERFGERTVLVEMRARRAVVVFGSGPEHWSGPYAGPQGVVPFRTAAAARALLLDLEDVEVGRLLADQDPGPDRTVAFDSVQDLVQQLAVVRRRGFEIAHEEWGPESWEIAAPVRNGAGRVIAGLAVLTQRSRLPRRRANRIKAEAILTAHAVAVELGYGGPPPRSGTVTAREAEQPPKASRTPRPGPSVTGRQGAYPS; encoded by the coding sequence GTGACCGGCGTGCCCTCGCCGATGTTGGGGGAGTACATGCAGATCATGGCGCGCGCGCATCTCGTCATCAAAGCCCTCGCGGCTTCTCCGGAGGGGCTGACGCCGCGCCAGCTGGGCGAGCGGGTGCAGTTGCCGCCGACCACTTTGCACCGGCTGCTGGGTGAACTCCAGCACCAGGGGTTCGTCACCCGGCAGATGGGCGGGGCGCGCTGTTATCTGGGGCCCGCCGCACTGGACGTGGGGCTCGGCGCCCTGCGTCCGGCGGTCCTGGCGTCCACCGGGGCCGTCCGTGCCGTGACCGAGCTGGCGGAACGGTTCGGCGAACGGACCGTACTCGTCGAGATGCGAGCCCGCAGGGCCGTCGTGGTCTTCGGCAGCGGCCCGGAGCACTGGTCCGGACCGTACGCGGGACCGCAGGGCGTCGTGCCCTTCCGTACCGCCGCCGCGGCCCGGGCGCTGCTGCTCGACCTGGAGGACGTCGAGGTGGGGCGGCTGCTCGCGGACCAGGACCCGGGACCGGACCGCACGGTGGCCTTCGACAGCGTCCAGGACCTGGTCCAGCAGCTGGCGGTGGTGCGCCGCCGGGGCTTCGAGATCGCCCACGAGGAGTGGGGCCCGGAGTCCTGGGAGATCGCGGCGCCGGTGCGCAACGGCGCCGGGCGGGTGATCGCCGGCCTGGCCGTGCTGACCCAGCGGTCCCGGCTCCCGCGCCGCAGGGCGAACCGCATCAAGGCCGAGGCGATCCTCACGGCCCACGCCGTCGCCGTCGAGCTCGGCTACGGCGGCCCGCCGCCGCGGTCCGGCACGGTCACGGCCCGCGAGGCGGAGCAGCCGCCGAAGGCGTCCCGGACGCCGCGGCCCGGTCCGTCCGTGACGGGCCGCCAGGGCGCCTACCCGTCGTAG
- a CDS encoding oxidoreductase family protein: MRPEDGSLVPAAAEVDHAWIRRHLGWRLTGHETIDVRSISHSDGMMGSVHQVRCGERSFVLKGPPDDRSEWGNLLTDIGRREVELYRYLAARGPAAPKVSPDCHWSALGPDGLGALALEDVGPPAGFARTMATGLGRSAAAAAVRCLALFHAASARRGADPLAPPYPWLYSARSDALVAAVRMGLDELPRLAADFAPDGPSAGTLRALRELDVARTLGGSHTTGAIVSLCHGDCWAANVLFTPAGAAPERQRALLIDWQFAMWGNPLTDVALFLLSSLAPEARRAWQDDLLGIYRTTLTEHCELVYPAQECRADYDRALPFAGLVALATLEDYLNGMSPAERQGFAGRVRDFADAGLRRSSGEVYGTVPRAV; the protein is encoded by the coding sequence GTGCGACCGGAGGACGGGAGCCTTGTCCCCGCCGCGGCGGAGGTGGACCACGCGTGGATCCGCCGCCACCTTGGGTGGCGGCTCACCGGGCACGAGACGATCGACGTCCGGTCGATCTCCCACTCGGACGGCATGATGGGCAGCGTCCACCAAGTCCGTTGCGGGGAAAGGTCGTTCGTCCTGAAGGGGCCGCCCGACGACCGCAGTGAGTGGGGGAACCTGCTCACCGACATCGGCCGGCGCGAGGTGGAGCTCTACCGGTATCTGGCGGCGCGCGGACCGGCCGCCCCGAAGGTGTCGCCGGACTGCCACTGGTCGGCGCTGGGCCCGGACGGCCTCGGCGCGCTCGCCCTGGAGGACGTCGGCCCGCCGGCCGGCTTCGCCCGCACCATGGCCACCGGGCTCGGCCGGAGCGCCGCGGCCGCCGCCGTACGGTGCCTGGCGCTGTTCCACGCCGCGTCGGCGCGGCGCGGTGCCGATCCGCTCGCACCCCCGTACCCGTGGCTCTACTCGGCCCGGTCGGACGCGCTCGTCGCGGCGGTGCGAATGGGCCTCGACGAACTGCCCCGGCTTGCGGCCGACTTCGCGCCGGACGGGCCGTCCGCCGGGACACTGCGGGCGCTCCGGGAGCTGGACGTGGCGCGGACGCTCGGCGGCTCGCACACCACCGGCGCGATCGTGTCCCTGTGCCACGGCGACTGCTGGGCCGCGAACGTGCTGTTCACCCCTGCGGGCGCGGCGCCGGAGCGGCAGCGGGCCCTGCTGATCGACTGGCAGTTCGCGATGTGGGGGAACCCGCTGACCGACGTGGCGCTGTTCCTGCTCTCGTCGCTCGCCCCGGAGGCGCGGCGGGCGTGGCAGGACGACCTGCTCGGGATCTACCGCACGACGCTCACCGAGCACTGCGAGTTGGTGTACCCGGCCCAGGAGTGCCGCGCGGACTACGACCGGGCGCTGCCGTTCGCCGGCCTGGTGGCGCTGGCGACGCTCGAGGACTACCTGAACGGCATGAGCCCGGCGGAGCGGCAGGGCTTCGCCGGGCGGGTGCGGGACTTCGCCGACGCGGGTCTGCGCCGGTCGTCGGGGGAGGTCTACGGCACGGTGCCGCGCGCCGTCTGA
- a CDS encoding NAD(P)/FAD-dependent oxidoreductase, whose product MSEIVEVAVVGAGMFGSAAARHLSRSGARVLVIGPAEPEDGASASRHAFGAHFDEARITRRLGWDEVWGTLDSRSQERFREIETESGVDFFHECGSLVLMARSIGHRTDGILRQCAAEGIAVERRTEDELCAEFPDLGRLPMVGGVEGLLEREQAGYLNPRRLVSAQLELARRSGAGLLRAAVTSIRKDAAAGLWRLRAEGDDGTREIVAERVLIATGAFSNHNGVLPGGTQLALRAFTEPNLLFEVAPDRLDSLRRLPTVVTVDPEDTGDDNMSLYLLPPIRYPDGRWYMRIGPGMQPIVQELCSVDAMVAWYRDQQITPAQEAFLTTMADLLVPGLKAESVRSAACIIEKTPSKYPYIGHPDEDETLTVAIGGNGHGARGSDEIGRLAAGEVLGLPWDCPVPRDVFTPLAASHHPQEADGSRPDFLKPPFGLC is encoded by the coding sequence ATGTCGGAGATCGTCGAGGTCGCGGTCGTCGGTGCCGGAATGTTCGGCTCCGCTGCCGCGAGGCATCTGAGCAGGTCCGGCGCCCGCGTCCTCGTGATCGGCCCGGCGGAGCCCGAGGACGGCGCGAGCGCGAGCCGCCACGCCTTCGGCGCCCACTTCGACGAGGCGCGGATCACCCGGCGCCTCGGCTGGGACGAGGTCTGGGGAACCCTCGACTCCCGCTCCCAGGAGCGGTTCCGGGAGATCGAGACCGAGTCCGGCGTCGACTTCTTCCACGAATGCGGCTCCCTCGTCCTGATGGCCCGGTCGATCGGCCACCGGACGGACGGGATCCTGCGGCAGTGCGCCGCCGAGGGCATCGCGGTGGAGCGCCGCACCGAGGACGAACTGTGCGCCGAGTTCCCGGACCTGGGCCGCCTGCCCATGGTGGGCGGCGTGGAGGGGCTCCTGGAGCGGGAGCAGGCCGGCTATCTCAACCCGCGCCGCCTGGTCAGCGCCCAGCTGGAGCTGGCCCGGCGCTCCGGAGCGGGGCTGCTGCGAGCCGCGGTCACCTCGATCCGCAAGGACGCCGCCGCCGGGCTGTGGCGGCTGCGCGCCGAGGGTGACGACGGGACCAGGGAGATCGTCGCCGAGCGCGTCCTGATCGCCACCGGTGCCTTCTCGAACCACAACGGCGTCCTGCCCGGCGGGACGCAGCTGGCCCTGCGCGCGTTCACCGAGCCCAACCTGCTCTTCGAGGTGGCCCCCGACCGGCTCGACAGCCTGCGCCGGCTGCCGACCGTGGTGACCGTCGACCCCGAGGACACCGGCGACGACAACATGTCGCTCTACCTGCTGCCGCCCATCCGCTACCCGGACGGCCGCTGGTACATGCGGATCGGGCCGGGCATGCAGCCCATCGTCCAGGAGCTCTGCTCGGTCGACGCCATGGTCGCCTGGTACCGCGACCAGCAGATCACCCCCGCCCAGGAGGCGTTCCTGACGACCATGGCGGACCTGCTCGTCCCCGGTCTGAAGGCCGAGTCGGTGCGCTCCGCCGCCTGCATCATCGAGAAGACCCCGTCCAAGTACCCGTACATCGGACACCCCGACGAGGACGAGACCCTCACCGTCGCCATCGGCGGCAACGGCCACGGCGCCCGGGGATCGGACGAGATCGGCCGGCTGGCCGCCGGCGAGGTGCTCGGCCTGCCCTGGGACTGCCCCGTCCCGCGCGACGTGTTCACCCCCCTCGCCGCGTCGCACCACCCGCAGGAGGCCGACGGGAGCCGGCCGGACTTCCTCAAGCCCCCGTTCGGCCTGTGCTGA
- the purF gene encoding amidophosphoribosyltransferase, giving the protein MKGHASSRAANRLGPSVRPVPRLSRRRDERRAKSWSAACRGMPGHLVGTPARIGVAPTLGAMVRDDDKPKEACGVFGLWAPGSPVSHTIYLGLFALQHRGQESAGIAVSDGSKIWVDKGMGLVPTIFDDHRLQALQGRAGIGHTRYATTGSSSWANAQPVYGNAAELHFALAHNGNLVNTEDLARELGLGADEFGSDSDVAAALLARELEGDRTADEHALVSAFARVLPRLSGAFSLVLLADDCLVGVRDPRGFRPLFLGRLDGGWVLASETPALDVVGAEVVREVEPGEMVVIDADGVRSLRPSWPETPEPRLCSFEYVYFARPDGYLRGQNVHRARQRMGEELARQAPADADVVVPIPESSIPGAQGYAHESGIPYVDGFIKNRYIGRTFIAPTQELRRNAVRIKLNPIRDNVAGKRVVVIEDSIVRATTLRETMRMLRQADVAEIHLRVLSPPYRWPCFYGMATTDRSQLIAAELEVDQIREYLGADSLAYLESDAMLRAIDPQNPSGLCTACLTGDYPTPVPSVPS; this is encoded by the coding sequence ATGAAGGGGCACGCTAGCAGCCGAGCCGCGAACCGCCTCGGCCCGAGCGTACGACCGGTGCCGCGGTTGTCCCGCCGGCGGGACGAACGGCGGGCGAAGTCCTGGTCAGCGGCCTGCCGGGGCATGCCCGGCCACCTCGTCGGCACTCCCGCGCGGATCGGCGTCGCCCCTACACTCGGCGCCATGGTGCGCGACGACGACAAGCCGAAGGAAGCATGTGGAGTCTTTGGGCTGTGGGCCCCGGGAAGTCCGGTGTCCCACACGATCTATCTCGGACTCTTCGCGCTTCAGCACAGAGGGCAGGAGTCCGCGGGCATAGCCGTCAGCGACGGCTCGAAGATCTGGGTCGACAAGGGCATGGGCCTGGTCCCGACGATCTTCGACGACCACCGGCTGCAGGCGCTGCAGGGACGCGCCGGCATCGGACACACCCGCTACGCCACGACCGGCTCCAGCAGCTGGGCCAACGCCCAGCCCGTGTACGGCAACGCCGCGGAGCTGCACTTCGCGCTCGCGCACAACGGCAACCTCGTCAACACCGAGGACCTGGCGCGTGAACTCGGCCTCGGTGCCGATGAGTTCGGCAGCGACAGCGATGTGGCCGCGGCTCTGCTGGCCCGCGAGCTGGAGGGCGACCGGACCGCCGACGAGCACGCCCTGGTGTCCGCCTTCGCCCGTGTCCTGCCGCGCCTGAGCGGCGCGTTCTCCCTGGTCCTGCTCGCCGACGACTGCCTCGTCGGGGTCCGCGACCCGCGCGGTTTCCGCCCGCTCTTCCTCGGCAGGCTGGACGGCGGCTGGGTGCTGGCCTCCGAGACGCCCGCGCTCGACGTGGTCGGTGCCGAGGTGGTGCGCGAGGTCGAGCCGGGCGAGATGGTCGTCATCGACGCCGACGGCGTGCGCTCCCTGCGGCCGTCCTGGCCCGAGACGCCCGAACCGCGGCTGTGTTCCTTCGAGTACGTGTACTTCGCCCGCCCGGACGGATACCTGCGCGGCCAGAACGTGCACCGGGCGCGGCAGCGGATGGGCGAGGAGCTGGCCCGGCAGGCGCCGGCCGACGCCGACGTCGTCGTGCCGATTCCGGAGTCGAGCATTCCGGGCGCGCAGGGCTACGCCCACGAGTCCGGCATCCCGTACGTGGACGGGTTCATCAAGAACCGCTACATCGGCCGCACCTTCATCGCGCCCACGCAAGAACTGCGCCGCAACGCGGTGCGGATCAAGCTCAACCCGATCCGGGACAACGTCGCCGGCAAGCGCGTCGTCGTCATCGAGGACTCCATCGTCCGCGCCACCACACTGCGCGAGACGATGCGCATGCTGCGTCAGGCGGACGTCGCCGAGATCCACCTGCGGGTCCTCTCCCCGCCGTACCGCTGGCCGTGCTTCTACGGGATGGCCACCACCGACCGCTCGCAGCTGATCGCGGCGGAGCTGGAGGTGGACCAGATCCGGGAGTACCTCGGCGCGGACTCGCTCGCCTATCTGGAGAGCGACGCGATGCTCCGGGCGATCGACCCGCAGAATCCTTCCGGCCTGTGCACCGCGTGCCTGACCGGCGACTACCCGACGCCCGTGCCGTCCGTGCCGTCCTGA
- a CDS encoding IclR family transcriptional regulator produces MATDDNAASVRARRREPGMIRKTPPGPPGSDQPGQPRGPPGRAPPYTSLVVPTDLEICARMKVVSRALRVLHELAQKECGATLSELAHEAEIPVSSMHRILQALQAEGLVSRSQRNHRYFLGPAAQPLANEATRRPLSPPPPEATELARASGERVLLSELFDDRVICTAVAVPERHEDLNLFAQAGQPMPLHASASARILLAFRPTAEVRGWLQHRPLTRFTATTPRTVDEVVERLERTRTLGYDESPGELQPGIWAVGVPLRTSTGRVCAGLTIAARAEHAATPERRTELLELVRGSAREISAGLGYDG; encoded by the coding sequence TTGGCGACTGACGACAACGCGGCGAGCGTGCGCGCCAGGCGTCGCGAGCCCGGCATGATCCGGAAGACACCCCCTGGACCGCCCGGCTCCGACCAGCCGGGACAGCCCCGCGGCCCGCCCGGCCGCGCCCCGCCGTACACGTCCCTTGTCGTCCCCACCGACCTGGAGATCTGCGCACGTATGAAGGTGGTGAGCCGCGCCCTGCGCGTGCTGCACGAGCTGGCACAGAAGGAATGCGGCGCCACGCTCAGCGAGTTGGCGCACGAGGCGGAGATTCCGGTCAGCAGCATGCACCGGATCCTCCAGGCACTCCAGGCGGAGGGCCTGGTGAGCCGGTCGCAGCGGAATCACCGTTATTTCCTCGGCCCGGCGGCCCAGCCGCTCGCGAACGAGGCCACCCGCCGCCCGCTGTCCCCACCTCCGCCGGAGGCCACCGAACTGGCCCGGGCGAGCGGTGAACGGGTGCTGCTCTCGGAGCTGTTCGACGACCGGGTGATCTGCACGGCGGTCGCGGTGCCGGAACGGCACGAGGACCTGAACCTGTTCGCGCAGGCCGGCCAGCCGATGCCGCTGCACGCCTCGGCGTCGGCCCGGATCCTGCTGGCGTTCCGGCCGACCGCCGAGGTGCGGGGCTGGCTGCAGCACCGGCCGCTGACCCGGTTCACCGCGACCACCCCGCGGACGGTGGACGAGGTCGTGGAACGGCTGGAGCGGACCCGGACGCTCGGGTACGACGAGTCCCCCGGCGAACTCCAGCCGGGGATCTGGGCCGTGGGCGTCCCGCTGCGCACGTCGACCGGCCGGGTCTGCGCGGGCCTGACGATCGCGGCGCGGGCCGAGCACGCGGCCACGCCCGAGCGGCGGACGGAGCTGCTGGAGCTGGTCCGTGGCAGTGCCCGGGAGATCTCCGCCGGACTGGGCTACGACGGGTAG
- the sbnA gene encoding 2,3-diaminopropionate biosynthesis protein SbnA — protein sequence MILDHVYDIVTDDIFLRLDGMVPGGEVFLKLEGLNPAGSIKLKTAVGMVEDAERSGLLTAGGRIIESSSGSLGVALALVSVGKGLSFTCVTDPNASRHSVRLMRALGVDVVEVDRRDANGGYLGTRIDYIRQRLQRDPGLVWLNQYANPANVRTHAVRTASAILREIGRVDYLFVGAGTTGTMMGCATHFRRHSPQTRIIAVDSQGSVTFGHSPGPRYIPGLGTSRVPEICRPDAVDEIVMVAEEEAVRTCRELARRRGLMVGGSTGSVMSALSRMAPDIPEGSRIVAISPDLGDRYVQTIYNDSWVASTFGSDADLTEAFMAISGETGH from the coding sequence GTGATTCTGGACCATGTGTACGACATTGTCACCGATGACATCTTTCTACGGCTGGACGGGATGGTCCCCGGCGGCGAGGTGTTCCTCAAACTGGAAGGCCTCAACCCGGCCGGATCCATCAAGCTGAAGACCGCCGTCGGGATGGTGGAGGACGCCGAACGATCCGGGCTCCTCACCGCCGGCGGACGCATCATCGAGTCGTCCTCCGGAAGCCTGGGCGTGGCACTGGCCCTGGTGTCCGTGGGCAAGGGACTCTCCTTCACCTGCGTCACCGACCCCAACGCCTCACGGCACAGCGTGCGCCTCATGCGGGCGCTCGGGGTCGATGTCGTCGAGGTGGACCGGCGGGACGCCAACGGCGGATACCTCGGTACCCGCATCGACTACATCCGGCAGCGGCTGCAGCGCGATCCCGGTCTCGTCTGGCTGAACCAGTACGCGAATCCGGCGAATGTGCGCACGCACGCGGTGCGCACCGCCTCCGCCATTCTCCGGGAGATCGGGCGGGTGGACTACCTCTTCGTCGGGGCCGGAACGACCGGGACCATGATGGGTTGCGCCACGCATTTCCGCCGCCATTCCCCGCAGACCAGGATCATCGCGGTCGACTCGCAGGGATCGGTCACTTTCGGGCATTCCCCCGGACCCCGTTACATTCCGGGGCTCGGCACCAGCAGGGTTCCGGAGATATGCCGGCCCGACGCGGTGGACGAGATCGTGATGGTCGCCGAGGAAGAAGCGGTCAGAACCTGCCGGGAACTCGCCAGAAGGCGCGGACTGATGGTCGGTGGATCGACGGGATCCGTGATGTCCGCACTCTCCCGGATGGCTCCGGACATTCCTGAGGGGTCCCGGATCGTGGCGATTTCGCCGGACCTCGGCGACCGCTACGTACAGACGATTTACAACGACAGTTGGGTGGCCTCGACGTTCGGGTCCGATGCGGACCTCACCGAGGCATTCATGGCAATTTCCGGGGAGACGGGTCACTGA